One window of the Rufibacter radiotolerans genome contains the following:
- the mrdA gene encoding penicillin-binding protein 2: MKYLEGRKYVIQAIFIAIGAVYLIKLFYLQVLDDSYKTAAENNAMRRVVQYPFRGLVYDRDGKLLVENTPVYDLMVVPKEAKAIDTLKFCQLVGMTLPEYREKIKAAKAYSYVKSSPFLQRLTNAEFAAIQDNLVDFPGFYINARTVRGYPHKSLAHALGYIGEISPRQLEDSSYRGYRQGDYLGISGLERQYEQFLMGKRGVKYTMVNVRGIEKGSFKSGAYDTLSVAGNNLTTTIDLDLQAYGEKLMAGKTGSIVAIEPSTGEILSLVSAPYYDPSQLTGKELGNNYMKLLVDPVKPLFNRPLMATYPPGSIFKLAQALIALQEGVLTPETGYPCNWSLVKCSHRHPYPANLGIAIEQSCNPYFYQVFRSVVNKGRSQNIYQDTHQGLDIWRKHIQTFGFATKVGVDLPNEKKGMMPSAQFYDKIYGPKGWKFPTIYSISIGQGETGVTPLQMANFAAILANRGHYYTPHIVRSVGDKGKPLPEYLVKRYTSVEPRHFPAVVEGMQRVVESGTARYAQLKHINVVVCGKTGTVQNPHGKDHSVFIAFAPKDNPKIAIAVYVENAGGGAVAAAPMASLLIEKYLTDTIKTAPRKNWEDWIIKGGFYSID, translated from the coding sequence ATGAAATACTTAGAAGGCCGCAAATACGTAATCCAGGCCATCTTCATTGCCATTGGGGCGGTTTATCTCATCAAGCTTTTCTACCTGCAGGTACTGGACGATAGCTACAAAACGGCGGCGGAAAACAACGCCATGCGTCGGGTGGTGCAGTACCCGTTCAGGGGGCTGGTCTATGATCGCGACGGGAAGTTGCTGGTAGAGAACACCCCGGTGTATGACCTTATGGTGGTGCCCAAAGAGGCCAAAGCCATTGACACCCTCAAATTCTGCCAGCTGGTAGGCATGACCCTGCCTGAGTACCGCGAAAAAATAAAAGCCGCCAAGGCCTATTCCTACGTTAAATCCTCTCCATTCCTGCAGCGTCTTACCAACGCCGAGTTTGCCGCCATCCAGGACAATCTGGTCGATTTTCCGGGTTTCTACATAAACGCCCGTACGGTGCGCGGGTACCCGCATAAAAGCCTGGCGCACGCCCTGGGCTACATTGGCGAGATCAGCCCGCGCCAGCTGGAGGACTCCTCTTACCGGGGCTACCGCCAGGGCGATTACCTGGGCATCAGTGGCCTGGAGCGTCAGTACGAGCAGTTCCTGATGGGCAAGCGCGGTGTCAAGTACACTATGGTGAACGTGCGCGGCATTGAGAAGGGCTCCTTCAAGAGCGGCGCCTATGACACCTTATCCGTAGCCGGCAATAACCTGACCACTACCATTGACCTGGACCTGCAGGCCTACGGCGAAAAGCTGATGGCTGGCAAGACCGGTAGCATTGTAGCCATTGAACCTAGTACCGGTGAGATCCTGTCTTTGGTGTCGGCGCCGTATTATGACCCCTCGCAACTGACCGGTAAAGAGCTGGGTAATAACTACATGAAGCTGCTGGTTGACCCGGTGAAGCCGCTCTTTAACCGGCCGCTCATGGCCACCTACCCGCCGGGCTCTATCTTTAAACTGGCCCAGGCCCTTATTGCTCTCCAGGAAGGCGTGCTTACCCCTGAGACCGGGTATCCATGCAACTGGTCGTTGGTGAAATGTTCGCACCGGCACCCGTACCCGGCCAACCTGGGCATTGCCATTGAGCAGTCCTGTAACCCTTATTTCTACCAGGTGTTCCGCTCGGTGGTGAACAAAGGCAGGTCCCAGAACATCTACCAGGACACGCACCAGGGCCTGGACATCTGGCGCAAGCATATCCAGACCTTCGGCTTTGCCACCAAGGTTGGGGTTGACTTACCCAACGAGAAAAAGGGCATGATGCCTTCGGCGCAGTTCTATGATAAGATCTACGGCCCCAAAGGCTGGAAATTCCCAACCATTTACTCCATCAGTATCGGGCAGGGGGAGACGGGTGTAACGCCTTTGCAGATGGCCAACTTTGCTGCCATTTTGGCCAACCGGGGCCATTACTACACGCCACACATTGTGCGCTCAGTAGGGGACAAGGGCAAACCTCTGCCTGAGTACCTGGTGAAACGCTACACCTCAGTGGAGCCCCGGCATTTCCCGGCGGTAGTGGAGGGTATGCAACGGGTGGTAGAGTCTGGCACGGCCCGCTACGCCCAGTTAAAGCATATCAACGTGGTGGTCTGTGGAAAGACCGGGACGGTGCAGAACCCGCACGGCAAAGACCACTCGGTGTTCATCGCGTTCGCGCCTAAGGATAACCCTAAGATTGCCATTGCGGTGTATGTGGAGAATGCGGGTGGTGGGGCGGTGGCTGCGGCACCCATGGCCAGCCTCCTGATAGAGAAATACCTCACCGATACCATTAAGACGGCGCCACGGAAGAACTGGGAAGACTGGATCATCAAAGGCGGCTTCTATTCAATTGACTAA
- a CDS encoding thymidine kinase has translation MFIEPRVGNRQQAHKRGWIEVICGSMFSGKTEELIRRLNRAKIARQRVEIFKPAIDTRYHEEDVVSHNATSIRSTPIQFANDMLLLGSGCDVVGVDEAQFFDEAITEVCVQLANSGVRVIVAGLDMDYLGKPFGAMPALMGVAEYVTKVHAICVQCGEIASYSFRNAASQEKVLLGETDSYEARCRHCFQEGMKGKL, from the coding sequence ATGTTCATAGAACCCCGGGTGGGAAACCGCCAGCAAGCCCATAAGCGTGGTTGGATAGAAGTGATTTGCGGGTCTATGTTCTCGGGGAAGACCGAAGAATTAATCCGGCGGCTGAACCGCGCCAAGATAGCCCGGCAGCGGGTAGAGATTTTCAAGCCCGCCATTGATACCCGTTACCATGAAGAGGACGTGGTCTCTCACAACGCCACCTCTATCCGGTCCACGCCCATCCAGTTCGCCAACGACATGCTTCTGCTGGGCAGCGGCTGCGACGTGGTGGGCGTAGACGAGGCCCAGTTCTTTGACGAGGCCATCACCGAGGTCTGTGTGCAACTGGCCAACAGCGGGGTGCGCGTGATCGTGGCCGGCCTGGACATGGACTACCTGGGCAAACCCTTCGGGGCCATGCCTGCCTTAATGGGCGTAGCCGAATACGTGACCAAAGTACACGCCATCTGCGTTCAGTGCGGCGAAATCGCGTCCTACTCCTTCAGAAACGCCGCCTCTCAGGAGAAGGTATTGCTGGGCGAAACCGATTCCTATGAAGCCCGCTGCCGCCATTGTTTCCAGGAGGGAATGAAAGGGAAATTGTAA
- the rodA gene encoding rod shape-determining protein RodA, translated as MRTSYKLTRNIDWITIGLYGLMVLLGWMNIYAAVYNPENVASIFDFSLNSGKQLAWIGTSVVIIVMLFAIDYKAYDSLAYGIYWLVILVLLGTLLLASPIKGSRSWLVITDSVRLQPAEFAKFATALAVSRFMSGINLRQQNWRDQAKLAGLALLPPIIIILQNETGSALVFAAFTLPFFREGMSPLILIIGAVAVFVFVLTLLIPQWYLVGIVTVLMGAYLWFNFHRIKRYLYTYAGIWAAVVIMVFSVSYFVDDVLQPHQQNRIKVLVDPEVDPLGVGWNVTQSKIAIGSGGFFGKGFLEGTQTKFDFVPEQSTDFIFCTVGEEHGWLGSLVIIGLFIGLLLRIIYVAERQRSVFGRTYGYCVASIIFFHFLVNVGMTIGLAPVVGIPLPFFSYGGSSLWSFTILLFILLAIDAHRKLDLGRG; from the coding sequence ATGCGGACCTCCTATAAACTTACCCGCAACATTGACTGGATCACCATTGGGCTCTATGGCTTGATGGTGCTGCTGGGCTGGATGAACATTTACGCCGCCGTCTATAACCCAGAGAACGTGGCCAGCATCTTTGACTTCTCGCTCAACTCCGGGAAGCAGCTGGCCTGGATCGGGACCTCGGTGGTGATAATTGTGATGCTTTTTGCCATTGATTACAAGGCCTATGACTCGCTGGCCTACGGTATTTACTGGTTGGTTATTCTGGTTTTGCTGGGTACGCTGTTACTGGCTTCGCCCATCAAGGGTTCCCGGTCGTGGCTGGTAATCACAGATTCGGTGCGCTTGCAGCCCGCTGAGTTTGCCAAGTTTGCGACCGCCCTGGCCGTCTCCAGATTCATGAGCGGGATTAACCTGCGGCAGCAGAACTGGCGCGATCAGGCCAAGCTGGCCGGCCTGGCATTGTTGCCGCCCATCATCATTATTCTGCAGAATGAGACGGGGTCTGCCCTGGTCTTTGCTGCCTTTACCCTGCCGTTCTTTAGAGAAGGAATGTCGCCCTTGATCCTGATTATTGGGGCCGTGGCCGTGTTTGTGTTTGTGCTCACTCTCTTGATTCCGCAGTGGTACCTGGTGGGTATTGTCACGGTGCTGATGGGCGCGTATCTCTGGTTCAACTTCCACAGGATCAAGCGGTATTTGTATACGTATGCCGGTATCTGGGCCGCGGTTGTAATCATGGTGTTCAGTGTGAGCTACTTTGTGGATGATGTGTTGCAGCCCCACCAGCAGAACCGCATTAAGGTATTGGTTGACCCCGAGGTGGACCCTTTGGGTGTGGGCTGGAACGTGACCCAGTCCAAGATTGCCATCGGTTCCGGAGGCTTCTTCGGGAAAGGCTTTCTGGAGGGTACCCAAACCAAGTTCGATTTCGTGCCCGAGCAAAGCACCGACTTTATCTTCTGCACCGTGGGCGAGGAGCATGGCTGGTTAGGAAGCTTGGTCATCATTGGGCTGTTCATAGGCCTGCTGCTCCGGATCATCTACGTGGCCGAACGGCAACGTTCCGTCTTTGGCCGAACCTATGGCTATTGCGTGGCTTCTATCATCTTCTTCCACTTTCTGGTGAACGTGGGCATGACCATTGGGCTGGCCCCGGTGGTGGGTATCCCGCTGCCGTTTTTCAGCTACGGCGGCTCTTCGCTCTGGTCGTTCACCATTTTGCTCTTCATCCTGCTGGCCATTGACGCCCACCGCAAACTGGATTTGGGAAGAGGGTAA
- a CDS encoding 2Fe-2S iron-sulfur cluster-binding protein, whose product MAELTVQNLGGIVVNVAQGQTVLGALHLAGLDWMHACGAKGRCTTCRMIVVEGAENLAPDTAPETRFRENGRLKPNERLTCQAQLTGPVTVRVPNQTKLPHLSYSG is encoded by the coding sequence ATGGCCGAATTAACGGTGCAGAATCTAGGTGGAATAGTGGTTAACGTGGCACAGGGGCAGACAGTTTTGGGCGCCCTTCATTTGGCTGGCCTTGACTGGATGCATGCTTGCGGCGCCAAAGGCCGCTGCACCACCTGCCGCATGATTGTGGTGGAAGGCGCTGAGAACTTGGCCCCTGACACGGCCCCCGAAACCCGTTTCCGGGAGAACGGTCGCCTCAAACCCAACGAGCGCCTCACCTGCCAGGCCCAACTCACCGGCCCCGTCACCGTCCGCGTCCCTAATCAAACGAAACTTCCGCATCTTTCTTATAGTGGGTAA
- the purH gene encoding bifunctional phosphoribosylaminoimidazolecarboxamide formyltransferase/IMP cyclohydrolase, with protein MNTVKIKSALISVYYKDGLEPLVRELQKQGVTFYSTGGTQTFLEGLGAEVVAVDSVTDYPSIFGGRVKTLHPKIFGGILHRRGHEQDQQEVAQFEIPALDLVIVDLYPFEETVASGAPEEEVIEKIDIGGISLIRAAAKNFQDVLIVSSREQYSEVVELLQNKEGNTDLADRKRFAAKAFDISSNYDTHIFNYLNKEQDLAPVFKQSLRQSQTLRYGENPHQAGTFYGDLDALFDKLNGKELSYNNLVDVDAAVLLMAEFSSQPAVAILKHTNACGVAVADSLHQAYLNALACDPVSAFGGVIIVNQPVDLATAEELNKLFFEVLIAPEFNQDALELLRSKKNRILLRQKPVQLPTKLFKTLLNGVIEQDKDLSTETAADFKTVTERAPSQEEVQGLEFALKVCKHTKSNTIVIARGNQLLASGVGQTSRVDALRQAIEKARSFGFDLQGSVMASDAFFPFPDCVEIAADAGITAVVQPGGSIKDQDSIAACNARGQAMVMTGVRHFKH; from the coding sequence ATGAATACCGTAAAAATCAAATCTGCCCTTATTTCTGTGTACTACAAAGACGGCCTGGAACCGTTGGTGCGCGAACTCCAGAAGCAAGGGGTCACTTTTTATTCCACGGGCGGCACGCAGACCTTTCTGGAAGGGCTTGGCGCCGAGGTAGTGGCCGTAGACAGCGTCACTGATTACCCCTCTATCTTCGGGGGGCGTGTGAAAACCCTGCACCCCAAAATCTTTGGTGGCATTCTGCACCGCCGGGGCCATGAGCAAGACCAGCAGGAAGTAGCGCAGTTTGAGATTCCGGCTCTGGACCTGGTGATTGTGGACCTGTACCCGTTTGAGGAAACTGTGGCCTCAGGCGCTCCGGAGGAAGAGGTGATTGAGAAGATTGACATTGGCGGTATTTCGCTTATTCGGGCCGCAGCCAAGAACTTCCAGGATGTGCTGATTGTGTCGTCGCGCGAGCAGTACTCTGAGGTAGTGGAGCTTCTGCAAAACAAAGAAGGCAACACCGACCTGGCTGACCGCAAGCGCTTCGCGGCTAAGGCTTTTGATATCTCGTCTAATTATGACACCCATATCTTTAACTACCTGAACAAGGAGCAGGATCTGGCCCCGGTGTTCAAGCAAAGCCTCCGCCAGAGCCAGACCCTGCGCTACGGCGAGAACCCCCACCAGGCCGGCACCTTCTACGGCGACCTGGACGCCCTGTTTGACAAGCTTAACGGCAAGGAACTCTCCTATAATAACTTGGTAGACGTAGACGCCGCCGTGTTGCTCATGGCTGAGTTCTCCAGCCAACCCGCCGTCGCGATTCTGAAACACACCAACGCCTGCGGCGTGGCTGTCGCCGATTCTTTGCACCAGGCCTACCTGAACGCCCTGGCCTGCGACCCCGTATCGGCGTTTGGTGGGGTGATTATTGTGAACCAGCCCGTTGACCTGGCTACCGCCGAAGAACTGAACAAGCTCTTTTTTGAGGTGCTAATTGCCCCTGAGTTTAACCAGGATGCGCTGGAATTGCTGCGTTCCAAGAAAAACCGCATTCTGTTGCGCCAGAAGCCAGTGCAACTGCCTACTAAATTGTTCAAGACCCTGCTGAACGGCGTGATTGAGCAAGACAAAGACCTGTCCACCGAAACCGCCGCCGATTTCAAGACCGTAACCGAGCGCGCTCCGTCTCAGGAAGAGGTGCAAGGCCTGGAGTTTGCGCTTAAGGTGTGCAAGCACACCAAATCCAATACCATCGTGATCGCCCGCGGCAACCAGTTATTGGCCAGCGGGGTAGGGCAGACCTCACGCGTAGACGCGTTGCGTCAGGCCATTGAAAAAGCCAGAAGCTTCGGGTTTGACCTGCAGGGTTCCGTGATGGCCTCAGACGCGTTCTTCCCCTTCCCGGACTGCGTAGAAATTGCCGCCGATGCCGGTATCACCGCCGTGGTACAACCAGGTGGCTCCATCAAAGACCAGGACTCCATCGCCGCCTGCAATGCCCGCGGCCAGGCCATGGTCATGACCGGTGTGCGTCACTTCAAACACTAA
- a CDS encoding S41 family peptidase, whose translation MKKRFLAALVLWGAGSISGMAQTQTPLWLSTPAISPDGQTIVFGYKGDLYKVPAAGGNATPLTMHEGYEHTPVWSPDGKQIAFASDRHGNFDVFVMPAQGGEAKRLTFHSSADVPSDFTPDGKSVIFTSSRVDAASNSMFPSAAFPELYSVSLGGGRNAMVLTTPAEAARYSANGDLVVYQDKKSPENNFRKHQTSSSARDVWAYNTKTKQHTKLTDNVGEDRQPVFAPGGQELYYLSEQPNGTFNVRKMSLQNPKQSTAVTSFTKHPVRNLSGSKDGVLSFTYNGEIYTLKPGAQPQKVAIQLYADTRSNLETVLPISGGMTEMEVSPNGKEVVFVNRGEVFVSSVEGGITRRITNTPEQERSVSFSPDGRKILYASERNGSWNVYETSIGRSAEPYFYASTVLKEEPVIATAAEEFQPAYSPDGKEVAFLENRVELKVVNKASKQVRTILANSNNYSYSDGDQYYEWSPDGKWFLVDYNQAKQWISEVGLISASGKGEVMNLSQSGYGEEAAKWMMGGKMITYYSNREGLRGNGNNSGTGDIYALFTTQDAFDRFKLNKEDYTLLEDQEKREADSKAQSEKEDAKAKGKKGEASKTAAPAGMALELDNLPYRKVRLTVTSSDLADAVVSLKGDRLFYLSRFEKGHDLWVTNLRDNDTKLLAKLGARGGNMKMSKDGKNLFVLTEGKILKLDTETGKQETLKVNGEMNLNATAERTYMYDHIIRELEQKFYVKDLHGVDWKTYTDNYRQFLPHIANNYDYAEVLSELLGELNASHTGGRYSHRQANADATASLGLFYDEQYTGPGLKVKEVINLSPFDRASSKVKSGIILEKIDGQAIEDNTDFDQFLNRKAGKYTLVSLYNEKTKQRWEETVKPVTAAELNELLYQRWVENRRKEVDRLSGGRLGYVHIRGMNDASYRTVYEEALGKSATKEALVVDTRSNGGGNLHDDLISFLNTKPYAEFMPRGQFLSSEPRNKWTRPSIVVMNESNYSDAHIFPVLYKEQGLGKTVGMPVAGTGTFVWWETLIDPTMVFGIPQIGYRTLGGGKFLENTQLEPDYLVANDPALVAQGRDQQLEKAVEVLLQELPKKR comes from the coding sequence ATGAAAAAGAGGTTTCTAGCCGCGCTGGTGCTTTGGGGCGCCGGGAGTATAAGCGGTATGGCCCAGACGCAGACGCCGCTTTGGTTGTCTACGCCCGCCATTTCCCCGGATGGGCAGACCATTGTCTTCGGCTATAAGGGAGATTTATATAAGGTGCCGGCCGCCGGTGGAAACGCCACGCCGCTCACCATGCACGAGGGCTATGAGCACACGCCCGTCTGGTCCCCAGACGGGAAGCAGATCGCTTTCGCCTCTGACCGCCACGGCAACTTTGACGTGTTCGTGATGCCGGCCCAGGGCGGGGAGGCTAAGCGCCTTACCTTCCACTCCTCCGCAGACGTGCCTTCAGACTTTACGCCCGACGGCAAGAGCGTGATTTTTACCTCTTCAAGGGTAGATGCGGCCTCAAATTCCATGTTCCCCTCGGCGGCATTCCCAGAGCTGTACAGCGTGTCTTTGGGCGGAGGCCGCAACGCCATGGTCCTGACCACGCCCGCCGAGGCGGCCCGGTACAGCGCCAACGGTGATCTGGTGGTTTACCAGGACAAAAAGAGCCCCGAGAACAACTTCCGGAAGCACCAGACTTCCTCCTCAGCCAGAGACGTCTGGGCCTACAACACTAAAACCAAACAGCACACCAAACTCACCGACAACGTGGGCGAAGACCGTCAGCCGGTGTTTGCGCCCGGTGGGCAGGAGCTGTATTACCTGAGCGAGCAGCCCAACGGCACGTTCAACGTGCGCAAGATGAGCCTGCAGAACCCCAAGCAAAGCACGGCGGTCACCAGCTTTACAAAGCACCCGGTACGTAACCTGAGCGGTTCCAAAGACGGCGTGCTTTCCTTTACCTACAACGGCGAGATTTATACTCTCAAGCCTGGCGCGCAGCCCCAGAAAGTAGCCATTCAACTGTACGCAGATACCCGTTCCAACCTGGAGACCGTGCTGCCAATCTCGGGTGGCATGACCGAAATGGAAGTGTCGCCTAACGGCAAGGAAGTGGTGTTCGTGAACCGGGGCGAGGTGTTCGTGTCTTCGGTGGAAGGCGGCATTACGCGCCGCATCACCAACACCCCGGAGCAGGAGCGCAGTGTGAGCTTCTCGCCAGACGGCCGCAAAATTCTGTACGCCAGCGAGCGAAACGGCAGCTGGAACGTGTATGAAACCAGCATTGGGCGCAGCGCCGAGCCTTATTTCTATGCCTCCACGGTATTGAAGGAAGAGCCGGTCATTGCCACCGCCGCCGAGGAATTCCAGCCGGCCTACTCGCCAGACGGCAAAGAGGTAGCCTTTCTGGAAAACCGCGTGGAGCTGAAAGTGGTGAACAAAGCCTCTAAGCAGGTGCGCACCATCCTGGCCAACTCCAACAACTACTCCTACTCAGACGGAGACCAGTACTATGAATGGTCACCGGACGGCAAGTGGTTCTTAGTGGATTACAACCAAGCCAAGCAATGGATTAGTGAAGTAGGTTTGATCTCCGCCAGCGGCAAAGGCGAGGTGATGAACCTGAGCCAGAGCGGCTACGGTGAAGAAGCGGCCAAGTGGATGATGGGTGGTAAGATGATCACCTATTACTCTAACCGCGAAGGCCTGCGCGGCAACGGAAACAACTCCGGCACCGGCGATATCTACGCCCTGTTCACCACGCAAGATGCCTTTGACCGCTTCAAGCTGAACAAAGAAGACTACACCCTGCTGGAAGACCAGGAAAAACGCGAGGCAGATTCCAAAGCCCAGTCTGAAAAAGAAGACGCTAAAGCCAAAGGCAAGAAGGGAGAAGCTTCTAAAACCGCGGCCCCGGCCGGAATGGCCCTGGAACTGGACAACCTGCCTTACCGCAAAGTGCGCCTCACGGTCACGTCCTCAGATCTGGCAGATGCCGTGGTGTCCCTCAAAGGCGACCGGTTGTTCTACCTGAGCCGCTTTGAGAAAGGCCATGACCTGTGGGTAACCAACCTGCGCGACAATGACACCAAGCTGCTGGCCAAACTGGGCGCCCGTGGCGGTAACATGAAGATGAGCAAAGATGGCAAAAACCTGTTCGTGCTCACCGAAGGCAAGATTCTTAAGCTGGACACCGAGACCGGTAAGCAGGAAACCCTCAAGGTGAACGGCGAGATGAACCTGAACGCCACCGCCGAGCGCACCTACATGTATGACCACATCATCAGGGAGCTGGAGCAGAAATTCTACGTGAAAGACCTGCACGGCGTAGACTGGAAAACCTATACTGATAATTACCGTCAGTTCCTGCCGCATATCGCTAACAACTATGACTATGCTGAGGTCCTTAGCGAGCTCTTGGGCGAATTGAACGCCTCGCACACCGGCGGCCGCTACAGCCACCGCCAGGCCAACGCTGATGCCACCGCCTCTCTGGGCCTGTTCTATGACGAGCAGTACACCGGCCCCGGCCTGAAAGTGAAAGAAGTCATCAACCTGAGTCCTTTTGACCGCGCCAGCTCCAAGGTGAAATCAGGAATTATCCTGGAGAAAATTGACGGCCAGGCCATTGAAGACAATACTGATTTTGACCAATTCCTGAACCGCAAGGCCGGCAAGTACACGCTGGTGTCTCTCTACAATGAGAAAACCAAGCAGCGCTGGGAGGAAACCGTGAAGCCGGTTACAGCGGCAGAATTAAATGAACTGCTGTACCAGCGTTGGGTGGAAAATCGCCGCAAGGAGGTAGACCGCTTGTCGGGTGGCCGTTTAGGGTACGTGCACATTAGAGGCATGAATGACGCCAGCTACCGCACCGTGTATGAAGAGGCCCTGGGCAAAAGCGCCACCAAAGAGGCACTGGTGGTAGACACCCGCTCCAACGGCGGCGGAAACCTGCATGATGACCTCATCAGTTTCCTGAACACCAAACCCTACGCCGAGTTTATGCCCCGCGGTCAGTTCCTTTCCTCGGAGCCCCGCAACAAATGGACCCGTCCGTCTATTGTGGTCATGAACGAGAGCAACTACTCCGATGCGCACATCTTCCCCGTACTCTACAAGGAGCAGGGCCTGGGCAAAACCGTGGGCATGCCCGTGGCCGGAACCGGTACCTTTGTCTGGTGGGAAACCCTGATTGACCCTACCATGGTCTTCGGGATTCCGCAGATTGGTTACCGTACCCTGGGCGGCGGCAAGTTCCTGGAGAACACCCAACTAGAGCCAGATTACCTGGTCGCCAACGACCCCGCCCTGGTAGCCCAAGGTCGCGACCAACAGTTGGAGAAGGCCGTGGAAGTGTTGTTGCAGGAATTGCCTAAGAAGAGGTAA
- a CDS encoding rod shape-determining protein, which translates to MGLFNFFTADIAIDLGTANTLIIHNDKIVVDEPSIIAIDRSTGKVIAVGREAMQMHEKTHENIKTIRPLKDGVIADFTAAEQMIRGMIKMIDKGKKRLFQPSYRMVICIPSGITEVEKRAVKDSAEHADAREVWMIQEPMAAAIGIGIDVEQPVGTMVVDIGGGTTEIAVIALSGIVCDQSIRVAGDVFNKDILDHMRRQHNLLIGERSAERIKIEVGAVLTELENPPADFEIRGRDLMTGIPKVIKVTYQEIAIALDKSVSKIEEAVLKALEIAPPELSADIYDNGIHLIGGGALLRGLDKRLAAKTKLPIHIAEDPLRAVVRGTGAAVKNIEGFRNVLLS; encoded by the coding sequence ATGGGATTATTTAATTTTTTTACTGCCGATATAGCGATTGACCTGGGTACCGCCAATACCCTCATCATCCATAACGATAAAATAGTAGTTGATGAACCTTCCATTATTGCCATTGACCGGTCCACCGGCAAGGTGATAGCCGTGGGGCGGGAGGCGATGCAGATGCACGAGAAGACCCACGAAAACATCAAAACCATCCGTCCGCTTAAAGACGGCGTGATTGCCGACTTTACCGCGGCCGAGCAGATGATCAGGGGCATGATCAAGATGATTGACAAAGGCAAGAAGCGTTTGTTCCAGCCATCTTACCGCATGGTGATCTGTATTCCTTCTGGTATCACCGAGGTGGAGAAACGGGCCGTTAAAGATTCAGCCGAACACGCCGATGCCCGCGAGGTCTGGATGATCCAGGAGCCGATGGCCGCCGCGATTGGGATAGGCATTGACGTGGAGCAGCCTGTGGGCACCATGGTGGTAGACATAGGAGGTGGTACCACTGAGATTGCCGTGATTGCCTTGTCTGGTATTGTGTGCGACCAGTCCATCCGGGTAGCGGGAGACGTATTCAACAAAGACATTCTGGACCACATGCGCCGTCAGCATAACCTTCTGATTGGGGAGCGGTCTGCCGAAAGAATTAAAATTGAGGTGGGCGCCGTGCTCACTGAGTTGGAGAACCCACCGGCCGACTTTGAGATCAGGGGCCGTGACTTGATGACCGGTATCCCGAAGGTAATTAAGGTAACCTACCAGGAAATCGCCATCGCGCTGGATAAATCAGTATCTAAGATTGAAGAGGCCGTTCTGAAGGCCTTGGAGATTGCTCCGCCAGAGCTGTCCGCAGATATTTATGACAACGGTATTCACCTCATTGGCGGGGGTGCCCTGTTGCGCGGTCTGGACAAGCGTCTGGCTGCCAAAACCAAGCTGCCTATCCACATTGCCGAGGATCCGTTACGTGCCGTGGTGCGCGGTACCGGCGCAGCCGTGAAAAACATTGAGGGCTTCCGCAACGTGCTATTGAGCTAA
- the mreC gene encoding rod shape-determining protein MreC, with translation MRKLFIFIFRIRAFLIFLLLEGFSLYLLYRNNSYHSAAFYQSSNYYVGRVLELQSQVSDYFRLTEVNQTLAQENAQLRAQLTQLYERQLDDSMGLAKDSLFVPADSLAADSLGPALYTYRPARVTSNSVRGLNNHLALNIGSDAGVQPGMGVLTANGVVGRVKAVSKHYATVTSLLHSQTLISVRLKRNRSLGSIRWDTEDPETASLHYIPLSEKVYKGDSVLTSGAGGIYPPGILVGRVISVRKELDKSFYTIKVRLSVDFEKLSYVYVVENKRKKEVDSLFIKSGITEENE, from the coding sequence ATGCGGAAACTATTTATTTTCATCTTCCGGATTAGGGCTTTCCTGATATTCCTGTTGCTTGAAGGTTTCTCCTTGTACCTGCTGTACCGGAATAACTCGTACCACAGCGCCGCTTTCTACCAGTCTTCTAACTACTACGTGGGACGGGTGCTGGAGCTGCAGAGCCAGGTATCTGATTATTTCAGGCTCACGGAAGTGAACCAGACGCTGGCCCAGGAAAATGCCCAGTTACGGGCCCAACTCACGCAGCTGTATGAAAGGCAACTGGATGACAGCATGGGCCTGGCCAAAGATTCGCTTTTTGTGCCCGCAGACTCACTGGCGGCAGATTCTTTGGGTCCGGCCTTGTATACTTACCGCCCGGCGCGGGTCACCAGCAACTCAGTCCGGGGGCTTAACAACCACCTGGCCCTTAACATTGGGTCAGACGCGGGAGTACAGCCCGGCATGGGGGTGCTCACGGCCAATGGGGTAGTGGGCCGGGTAAAAGCAGTCTCCAAGCACTATGCCACGGTCACGTCTCTGCTCCATTCCCAGACCCTTATTTCCGTGAGGCTCAAGCGAAACAGAAGTCTGGGCTCCATCAGATGGGATACCGAAGACCCCGAAACTGCCAGCCTGCACTATATTCCCCTAAGTGAGAAAGTCTACAAAGGCGATTCTGTCTTAACCTCAGGGGCCGGGGGCATTTATCCTCCGGGCATTCTGGTGGGGCGCGTGATTAGCGTGCGCAAGGAGCTGGACAAAAGCTTTTACACCATTAAAGTACGCCTGAGCGTTGATTTCGAGAAACTCTCCTATGTGTACGTGGTGGAAAACAAGCGTAAAAAAGAAGTAGACAGCTTGTTTATCAAATCAGGCATAACCGAAGAAAATGAATAA